A stretch of Desulfuromonas sp. DNA encodes these proteins:
- a CDS encoding ATP-binding cassette domain-containing protein: MLKIENLHYTYEDGTPALNGIDLEIGRGEFLAVLGSNGSGKTTLIKHLNGLLRPTLGRVLLDGKPIERVEDREVFSRIGIVFQDPNDQLFASTVEEDVAFGPTNMGLPPGEVKERVHRALHMVGMQDFARKAVHALSHGQKKRICVAGILAMEPQVIILDEPTAGLDPMGVHSLMHLLEDLNKKQGITMIMATHVVDLVPLFMSKIAILSRGQMLRSGTPEDVFGDPEAIVKAKLHLPLVAELMHILKTRDHVKLHHIPLTVGEARREILRLLSVQDVASRV; the protein is encoded by the coding sequence TTGCTGAAGATCGAAAACCTGCACTACACCTACGAGGACGGCACCCCCGCCCTGAACGGCATCGATCTGGAGATCGGGCGGGGGGAGTTCCTTGCCGTGCTCGGCTCCAACGGCAGCGGCAAGACGACCCTGATCAAGCACCTCAACGGCCTGCTGCGCCCGACCCTGGGCCGGGTCCTCCTCGACGGCAAGCCGATCGAGCGGGTCGAGGACCGGGAGGTCTTCAGCCGCATCGGCATCGTTTTCCAGGACCCCAACGACCAGCTCTTCGCTTCCACCGTAGAGGAGGACGTGGCCTTCGGTCCGACCAACATGGGACTTCCCCCCGGGGAGGTCAAGGAGCGCGTCCACCGGGCCCTGCACATGGTCGGCATGCAGGATTTCGCCCGCAAGGCGGTCCACGCCCTCTCCCACGGTCAGAAGAAGCGCATCTGCGTGGCCGGCATCCTCGCTATGGAGCCCCAGGTCATCATCCTCGACGAGCCGACGGCGGGCCTCGACCCGATGGGGGTCCACTCCCTGATGCACCTGCTGGAGGACCTCAATAAGAAGCAGGGGATCACCATGATCATGGCGACCCACGTGGTCGACCTGGTCCCCCTGTTCATGAGCAAGATCGCCATCCTCAGTCGCGGCCAGATGCTGCGTTCCGGCACCCCGGAGGATGTTTTCGGCGACCCGGAGGCCATCGTGAAGGCCAAGCTGCACTTGCCCCTGGTGGCCGAACTGATGCACATCCTCAAGACCCGCGATCATGTGAAGCTGCACCACATCCCCCTGACCGTCGGCGAGGCGCGCCGGGAGATCCTGCGCCTCCTTTCGGTGCAGGACGTCGCCTCTCGGGTCTGA
- a CDS encoding cobyric acid synthase: MKNKLYVVGIGPGGPEHITPAASKAIEASDAVVGYRTYVDLIAPLLEGKEVHASGMKQEVARCRQAIELAAGGRTVALVSSGDAGIYGMAGLVLELLGNALVEVEIVPGVSAVQAAAARLGAPLMHDFAVVSLSDLLTPWALIRRRLIAAASADFVVALYNPRSRGRVTQLEEARQILLRSRSPETPVGIVRNACRPGESVVVTDLAGLPEQEVDMFSIVIVGNASTGVDGFGRMVTPRGYAGKYGVQGKRLKDQGKSEDLEPRASSPVPASPRALFVGGTGSDVGKSVLAAGFCRILCRRGLSVAPFKAQNMALNSAVTPEGGEIGRAQALQAAACGIAPHTDMNPVLLKPNSETGSQVVVQGRPVGNMTVAEYHAYKETAWTRVEESYGRLASAHDMVVLEGAGSIAEINLRAHDIVNLRAAEMAEAPVLLVADIDRGGVFAAVVGTLELLSPAERKLVAGVVINKFRGDPSLLTPGIEEVEARTGVPVLGVVPWLDLHLPEEDSLGLARKGKAAGKGQLRIGVVRLPRISNYTDFDPLEHEADVELAYLDDPAGVAGLDLLILPGTKSTLPDLEFLRRSGFAKAIGDYHAAGGRVAGICGGYQMLGRRVADPQGVESSLAGAEGLGLLDVETVLCPAKQTRQAAGAFLPAAGAAGLAGKATGYEIHMGETARGPSSRPLLSLTEGEDGAVSGDGRVWGTYLHGLFDDPALRRALLDALRSRRGLGPGEADQGPAIEEELDRLADHLERHLDLEPLLGKIGRQRVDVA; the protein is encoded by the coding sequence ATGAAAAACAAACTCTACGTCGTCGGCATCGGCCCCGGCGGCCCCGAACATATCACTCCCGCCGCCTCAAAGGCCATCGAAGCCTCCGACGCGGTCGTCGGCTACCGCACCTACGTCGACCTGATCGCCCCCCTGCTGGAGGGCAAGGAGGTCCACGCCAGCGGCATGAAGCAGGAGGTGGCCCGCTGCCGCCAGGCGATCGAGCTGGCCGCCGGGGGGAGGACCGTGGCCCTCGTCTCCTCCGGGGACGCCGGCATCTACGGCATGGCCGGCCTGGTCCTGGAACTCCTCGGCAACGCCCTCGTGGAGGTGGAGATCGTCCCCGGCGTCTCCGCTGTGCAGGCCGCCGCCGCCCGCCTCGGGGCGCCGCTGATGCACGACTTCGCCGTCGTCTCCCTCTCCGATCTTCTCACCCCCTGGGCCCTCATCCGCCGCCGGCTGATCGCCGCGGCCTCCGCCGATTTCGTGGTCGCTCTCTACAACCCCCGGAGCCGGGGGCGGGTCACCCAGCTCGAGGAGGCCCGGCAGATCCTCCTGCGCTCCCGTTCCCCCGAGACCCCGGTTGGGATCGTCCGCAACGCCTGCCGGCCCGGGGAGTCCGTCGTCGTCACCGACCTGGCGGGCCTTCCGGAGCAGGAGGTTGACATGTTCTCCATCGTCATCGTCGGCAACGCCTCCACCGGCGTCGACGGCTTCGGGAGGATGGTGACGCCGCGCGGCTATGCCGGGAAATACGGAGTTCAAGGAAAAAGGTTAAAGGACCAGGGGAAATCGGAGGACCTCGAGCCCCGAGCCTCGTCACCCGTCCCTGCGTCCCCCCGGGCCCTCTTCGTCGGCGGCACCGGCTCGGACGTCGGCAAGAGCGTTCTCGCCGCAGGGTTCTGCCGGATCCTTTGCCGGCGGGGGCTGTCTGTCGCCCCCTTCAAGGCGCAGAACATGGCCCTCAACTCGGCGGTGACCCCCGAGGGGGGAGAGATCGGCCGGGCCCAGGCCCTCCAGGCCGCGGCCTGCGGCATCGCCCCTCACACCGACATGAACCCGGTGCTCCTCAAGCCCAACTCGGAGACCGGCTCCCAGGTGGTCGTCCAGGGACGCCCGGTGGGGAACATGACCGTCGCTGAGTACCACGCCTACAAGGAGACCGCCTGGACGCGGGTGGAGGAATCCTACGGGCGCCTGGCCTCCGCCCACGACATGGTCGTCCTGGAGGGGGCCGGAAGCATCGCCGAGATCAACCTGCGGGCCCACGACATCGTCAACCTCCGGGCCGCGGAGATGGCCGAAGCGCCGGTTCTGTTGGTGGCCGACATCGATCGGGGCGGGGTCTTCGCCGCCGTCGTCGGCACCCTCGAACTGCTCTCTCCCGCCGAGCGGAAGCTGGTCGCCGGGGTGGTGATCAACAAGTTCCGCGGCGACCCCTCCCTGCTGACGCCCGGCATCGAAGAGGTGGAGGCCCGCACCGGGGTGCCGGTGCTGGGGGTCGTTCCGTGGCTCGACCTGCACCTGCCCGAGGAGGACTCCCTCGGCCTGGCCCGCAAGGGAAAGGCCGCCGGGAAGGGACAGCTGCGCATCGGCGTGGTGCGCCTGCCCCGGATCTCCAACTACACCGACTTCGACCCCCTCGAACACGAAGCCGATGTGGAACTGGCCTACCTCGATGATCCGGCCGGGGTGGCGGGCCTCGACCTGCTGATTCTCCCCGGGACCAAAAGCACCCTGCCCGATCTGGAGTTCCTGCGCCGGAGCGGCTTCGCGAAGGCCATCGGCGACTACCACGCCGCGGGGGGGCGGGTCGCCGGGATCTGCGGCGGCTACCAGATGCTCGGGCGCCGGGTCGCCGATCCCCAGGGGGTGGAATCGAGCCTCGCCGGGGCCGAGGGGCTCGGCCTGCTCGACGTCGAGACCGTGCTCTGCCCGGCCAAGCAGACCCGCCAGGCGGCGGGGGCGTTTCTGCCCGCGGCCGGTGCGGCGGGGCTGGCCGGGAAGGCGACCGGCTACGAGATCCACATGGGGGAGACCGCTCGCGGGCCCTCATCCCGGCCCCTGCTGAGCCTGACCGAGGGGGAGGACGGGGCCGTCTCCGGCGACGGGCGGGTCTGGGGAACCTACCTGCATGGCCTGTTCGACGATCCCGCCCTCCGCAGGGCCCTGCTCGACGCTCTGCGCTCCCGGCGCGGCCTCGGGCCCGGTGAAGCCGACCAGGGCCCCGCCATCGAGGAGGAACTCGACCGCTTGGCCGACCACCTGGAGCGTCACCTCGACCTGGAACCGCTGCTGGGAAAGATC
- the cobM gene encoding precorrin-4 C(11)-methyltransferase, which translates to MQGKVVFVGAGPGDPELITVKGLKTLQRADLVVYAGSLVNRALLSELKAGAEAHDSAPLNLDEVLSLMAEGVAAGKRVVRLHTGDPSVYGAIQEQMEALDGLGISCEVVPGVTAAFAAAASLKQELTLPGVSQTVVLTRIEGRTPVPEKERLCRIAALGATTCLYLSVDKLERVVEEFLAGGMFTAKTPAAVVSRASWEDERVVEGTLGDIAGKVAGAGIVRQALIIVGEVLSARTGGVPEKSKLYDPDFCHGFRIRT; encoded by the coding sequence ATGCAGGGTAAGGTCGTTTTCGTCGGGGCGGGCCCCGGCGACCCGGAGTTGATCACCGTCAAGGGGCTGAAAACCCTGCAGAGAGCGGACCTGGTGGTCTACGCCGGCTCCCTGGTGAACCGCGCCCTCCTCTCCGAGCTCAAGGCCGGGGCCGAGGCCCACGACAGCGCCCCCTTGAACCTCGACGAGGTGCTGAGCCTGATGGCCGAGGGGGTGGCTGCCGGCAAACGGGTGGTGCGCCTGCACACGGGGGACCCCTCGGTCTACGGGGCGATCCAGGAGCAGATGGAGGCCCTCGATGGCCTCGGCATCTCCTGCGAGGTCGTGCCGGGGGTGACGGCGGCCTTCGCGGCGGCGGCCAGCCTGAAGCAGGAGCTGACCCTGCCCGGCGTCTCCCAGACCGTCGTTCTGACCCGGATCGAGGGGCGCACCCCGGTGCCCGAGAAGGAGCGCCTCTGCCGCATCGCCGCCCTCGGGGCCACGACCTGCCTCTATCTCTCCGTCGACAAGCTGGAGAGGGTGGTCGAGGAATTCCTCGCCGGGGGGATGTTCACCGCCAAGACCCCGGCGGCGGTGGTCAGCCGGGCCAGCTGGGAGGACGAGCGGGTCGTCGAGGGGACCCTGGGTGACATCGCCGGCAAGGTGGCCGGGGCGGGGATCGTCCGCCAGGCCCTGATCATCGTCGGCGAAGTCCTCTCCGCCCGAACCGGCGGGGTCCCGGAGAAGTCGAAGCTCTACGATCCCGATTTCTGCCACGGTTTCCGGATCAGGACCTGA
- the cbiD gene encoding cobalt-precorrin-5B (C(1))-methyltransferase CbiD, with amino-acid sequence MAGENLRHGFTTGACAAAAALGAARMLRDGRPVRSVELFLPAGFSATFPLGGQDFDGTRASCYVVKDAGDDPDVTDGVEVHAEVAWISPSPRPSPAVGEGGPAISIEAGRGVGRVTKPGLAVAVGEPAINPVPRKMIAEAVRSVFHDLPADRVLRVTVSIPDGEERARRTLNERLGIVGGLSILGTTGVVKPISHKAWTDTVDVAIDVALAAGSPAVVLSTGRTSEKCAQQVLDLPEEACVMMGDHVGYALEACHRKGVPRIVLAAQFAKLVKIACGHPQTHVRFSRLDLSRLAGWARAGGLDEGLAKKLEWANTAREVYEASGESARLGDEVAGHALERLSNLAPGADIAILLVGYDGGAAGRFGLWPASMERKGKP; translated from the coding sequence ATGGCCGGGGAGAACCTTCGCCACGGATTCACCACCGGCGCCTGCGCCGCCGCGGCGGCCCTGGGGGCCGCCCGCATGCTCCGCGATGGGCGGCCGGTGCGGAGCGTCGAGCTGTTCCTGCCTGCCGGCTTCAGCGCCACCTTTCCCCTGGGGGGGCAGGACTTCGACGGGACGCGGGCGAGTTGCTATGTGGTCAAGGACGCCGGGGACGACCCCGACGTCACCGACGGCGTCGAGGTCCATGCCGAGGTGGCATGGATTTCCCCCTCGCCCCGGCCCTCTCCCGCAGTGGGGGAGGGCGGCCCGGCAATCTCCATCGAGGCCGGGCGCGGCGTCGGTCGGGTGACCAAGCCCGGACTCGCCGTCGCCGTGGGCGAGCCGGCCATCAACCCGGTGCCCCGGAAGATGATCGCCGAGGCCGTCCGTTCGGTCTTTCACGACCTTCCCGCGGATCGGGTCCTGCGGGTGACGGTCTCCATCCCCGACGGGGAGGAGCGCGCCCGGCGAACTCTCAACGAGCGATTGGGGATTGTCGGAGGGCTTTCGATCCTCGGCACCACCGGGGTGGTCAAGCCGATTTCCCACAAGGCCTGGACCGATACGGTCGACGTGGCCATCGACGTGGCCCTTGCCGCCGGTTCCCCGGCGGTCGTCCTGTCCACCGGGCGCACCAGCGAGAAGTGTGCCCAGCAGGTCCTGGACCTGCCCGAGGAAGCCTGCGTCATGATGGGGGACCACGTCGGCTACGCTCTCGAGGCCTGCCATCGCAAGGGGGTGCCTCGAATCGTCCTGGCGGCCCAGTTCGCCAAGCTGGTCAAGATCGCCTGCGGTCACCCCCAGACCCACGTCCGCTTCTCCCGCCTCGACCTCTCCCGTCTGGCCGGCTGGGCCCGGGCCGGCGGCCTTGACGAGGGTCTGGCGAAAAAGCTAGAGTGGGCCAACACTGCCCGGGAGGTCTACGAGGCGTCCGGCGAATCGGCCCGCCTCGGGGACGAGGTGGCCGGGCACGCCCTGGAGAGGCTGAGCAACCTGGCCCCCGGGGCGGATATCGCAATTTTGCTGGTGGGATACGACGGAGGTGCCGCCGGCCGTTTCGGGCTCTGGCCCGCGTCCATGGAGAGGAAGGGAAAGCCATGA
- a CDS encoding cobalt-precorrin 5A hydrolase codes for MNIAIIAITPGGAALARRLDGSLPGAEVHLPERFRQDDRCRYFREPLAEVLPRLFAEGRPLVCVMAAGIAVRLLAPHLQGKSVDPAVVVMDERGAFAVSLLSGHLGGANALARQLAALSGGQAVVTTATDVNGLPAWDEVARQEGMTIEPLAAIRTLNRLLLEGGKILLADEGGLLGYRYEGVAGVRRIATVEEALRGDAEGKVLVTHHLRSEGEGADNVLFLRPRNLAVGIGCNRGTSAEEIEKTVFSELERAGLSPRSIACLATVEAKRDEAGLLRFAEAHGLPLAFYSAEELNRVEAPSADSPHALAAVGARGVSEPAAILASGGGPFLLPKVKRGNVTVAVAERP; via the coding sequence ATGAACATCGCCATCATTGCCATCACCCCCGGCGGGGCCGCCCTGGCCCGGCGCCTGGACGGGTCCCTCCCCGGCGCCGAGGTACACCTCCCGGAGCGCTTCCGGCAGGATGACCGTTGCCGGTACTTCCGGGAGCCGCTGGCGGAGGTGCTGCCGCGGCTCTTCGCCGAGGGCCGACCGTTGGTCTGCGTCATGGCGGCGGGGATCGCGGTGCGCCTTCTCGCCCCCCATCTGCAGGGGAAGTCGGTCGACCCGGCGGTGGTGGTCATGGACGAGAGGGGCGCCTTCGCCGTCAGCCTCCTCTCGGGGCACCTCGGCGGCGCCAACGCCCTCGCCCGGCAGCTGGCCGCCCTTTCCGGGGGGCAGGCGGTCGTGACGACCGCCACCGACGTCAACGGTCTTCCCGCCTGGGACGAGGTCGCCCGACAGGAGGGGATGACGATCGAGCCCCTGGCCGCCATCCGCACCCTCAACCGGCTGCTGCTGGAGGGGGGAAAGATCCTCCTGGCCGACGAAGGCGGCCTGCTCGGCTACCGGTACGAGGGGGTCGCCGGGGTCCGGCGAATCGCGACTGTCGAAGAGGCGCTTCGCGGGGACGCGGAGGGCAAGGTCCTCGTCACCCACCATCTCCGATCCGAAGGAGAGGGGGCGGATAACGTCCTCTTCCTGCGGCCGCGAAACCTGGCGGTGGGGATCGGCTGCAACCGGGGGACCAGCGCCGAAGAGATCGAAAAGACGGTCTTCTCCGAGCTGGAAAGAGCCGGCCTCTCGCCCCGCAGCATCGCCTGCCTCGCCACGGTCGAGGCCAAGAGGGATGAGGCGGGCCTCCTTCGCTTCGCCGAGGCCCACGGTCTGCCCCTCGCCTTCTATTCCGCCGAAGAGCTGAACCGGGTCGAGGCCCCGAGCGCCGACTCCCCCCACGCCCTGGCGGCCGTCGGCGCCCGAGGGGTCAGCGAGCCCGCCGCCATCCTCGCCTCCGGCGGCGGTCCGTTTCTGCTTCCGAAGGTGAAGAGGGGGAATGTGACCGTGGCGGTGGCGGAACGTCCGTGA
- the cobI gene encoding precorrin-2 C(20)-methyltransferase → MNARVVAVGVGPGDPELITLKGVRMIREADVVVAPVGDRSDSSIARAIVEEFVDPARQKLVTQVYPMKRDQAGLEESWAASAREVAGFVAAGKNVAFVTIGDPFLYSTFLYLYRHLKDEFPRIPVEVVSGVSSINAASALSGLPLGLNDERLAVLPATYEEGGLRRALEDFDTVVLMKVHRVFRRIRDLLAELGLKEKAVYVKRVGLAGEAVFSNLDGVGEGDLDYLSMVIVKK, encoded by the coding sequence ATGAACGCTCGTGTTGTTGCTGTCGGGGTCGGCCCCGGCGACCCCGAACTGATCACCCTCAAGGGGGTCCGGATGATCCGGGAGGCCGACGTTGTCGTGGCCCCGGTGGGGGACCGCTCGGACTCCTCCATCGCCCGGGCCATCGTCGAGGAGTTCGTCGACCCCGCGCGCCAGAAACTCGTCACCCAGGTCTATCCCATGAAGCGGGACCAGGCGGGGCTCGAGGAGAGCTGGGCCGCCTCGGCCCGGGAGGTGGCCGGTTTCGTCGCCGCGGGGAAAAACGTCGCCTTCGTCACCATCGGCGATCCCTTTCTCTACTCCACCTTCCTCTATCTCTACCGGCACCTGAAGGACGAGTTCCCCCGGATTCCCGTCGAGGTCGTCTCCGGGGTCTCCTCCATCAACGCCGCCTCGGCCCTTTCGGGGCTGCCCCTGGGGCTGAACGACGAGCGCCTCGCGGTCCTGCCGGCGACCTACGAAGAGGGCGGGCTGAGACGGGCCCTGGAGGACTTCGACACCGTCGTCCTGATGAAGGTGCACCGGGTCTTTCGGCGCATCCGCGACCTGCTGGCCGAACTCGGCCTGAAGGAAAAAGCTGTGTACGTCAAGCGGGTCGGGCTGGCCGGCGAGGCGGTCTTCTCCAACCTGGACGGGGTGGGTGAGGGGGACCTCGATTACCTGTCGATGGTGATTGTCAAAAAGTAG
- the cbiE gene encoding precorrin-6y C5,15-methyltransferase (decarboxylating) subunit CbiE: MKSVHVIGAGVEGQEGFSGRALELIKQAGVLMGGERQLELFPDFGGEKVAIGNNLGEVVERLKKSDRRVVILASGDPLFFGIGRYLLRNLPDEDFEFVPNVSSVQYAFAKIKVPWDDAVSVSAHGRGLKGAVDRIVANDKVAVLTDERNTPAAIAAELLERGRSGYAAWLCENLGGDDERIVETDVKGLLEIAAAPLNVLILIKEYEAAGEGYVPALGIPDDEFATIKKLITKEEVRAVSLAKLRLCHDMTLWDVGAGSGSVSIEADHLLPNGRIFAVERNEQCLEHIKGNLNKFNARHVTLVEGEAPACLETLPDPDRVFIGGSGGNLYDILQAVDARLPADGRVVLNAVTLDTLTAANEFFDNAGYQVEVATVNIARTRPLTDYKMFEAFNPVFVVTAVKE; this comes from the coding sequence ATGAAAAGCGTCCACGTCATCGGAGCGGGGGTCGAAGGGCAGGAGGGCTTCAGCGGCCGGGCCCTGGAGCTGATCAAGCAGGCCGGGGTCCTCATGGGGGGCGAGCGCCAGCTCGAGCTTTTCCCCGACTTCGGCGGGGAGAAGGTGGCCATCGGCAACAACCTGGGCGAGGTGGTCGAGCGCCTGAAAAAGAGCGATCGGCGGGTCGTCATCCTCGCCTCGGGAGACCCGCTCTTCTTCGGCATCGGGCGCTATCTGCTGCGCAATCTGCCCGACGAGGATTTCGAGTTCGTCCCCAATGTCAGCTCCGTCCAGTACGCCTTCGCAAAGATCAAGGTCCCCTGGGACGACGCGGTCTCCGTCTCGGCCCATGGCCGGGGCCTCAAGGGCGCGGTGGACCGCATTGTCGCCAACGACAAGGTCGCGGTCCTTACCGACGAGCGCAACACCCCCGCCGCTATCGCCGCCGAACTGCTGGAGCGGGGCCGCTCCGGCTACGCCGCCTGGCTCTGCGAGAACCTGGGAGGGGACGACGAGCGGATCGTCGAGACCGACGTCAAGGGTCTGCTGGAGATCGCGGCGGCCCCCCTCAACGTCCTGATCCTGATCAAGGAATACGAGGCCGCCGGGGAGGGTTACGTGCCGGCCCTGGGCATCCCCGACGACGAGTTCGCCACCATCAAGAAGCTGATCACCAAGGAGGAGGTGCGGGCGGTGAGCCTGGCCAAGCTCCGCCTGTGCCACGACATGACCCTGTGGGACGTCGGCGCCGGCAGCGGCTCGGTCAGCATCGAGGCCGACCACCTGCTCCCCAACGGCCGCATCTTCGCCGTGGAGCGCAACGAGCAGTGCCTGGAGCACATCAAGGGGAACCTCAACAAGTTCAACGCCCGGCACGTGACCCTCGTCGAGGGCGAGGCCCCGGCCTGCCTGGAGACCCTTCCCGACCCGGACCGGGTCTTCATCGGCGGCTCGGGCGGCAACCTGTACGACATCCTCCAGGCGGTCGACGCCCGGCTCCCGGCCGACGGCCGGGTAGTTCTCAACGCCGTCACCCTCGATACCCTCACCGCCGCCAACGAGTTTTTCGACAACGCCGGCTACCAGGTGGAAGTGGCCACGGTCAATATCGCCCGCACCCGTCCGCTGACCGACTACAAGATGTTCGAGGCCTTCAACCCCGTCTTCGTGGTGACCGCGGTCAAGGAATAA